In the genome of Carassius gibelio isolate Cgi1373 ecotype wild population from Czech Republic chromosome A25, carGib1.2-hapl.c, whole genome shotgun sequence, the window gagcgGGAAAGACTTCCTCCACGCGTTCGAAAACAGGAAACGCACTGTCATTGGCTGCCTCGCGCTGTGACGTAACCACAATAGCCAATCAAATGCCTCTACTGAAGCTCCGCCCAATGCGGCAGGACAGTTTAAATAGTTGCTGCAGAACAGAACAAAGTCATTCCGTTCTAGAAAGCTAGACAGAAATCTAAGTACAATGGCAAGAACCAAACAAACCGCTCGTAAGTCCACCGGAGGTAAAGCCCCGAGGAAGCAGCTCGCTACCAAAGCTGCCCGTAAGAGCGCTCCGGCCACCGGCGGCGTCAAGAAGCCTCACCGCTACAGGCCCGGCACCGTGGCTCTGCGAGAGATCCGTCGCTACCAGAAGTCCACCGAGCTGCTGATCCGCAAGCTGCCCTTCCAGCGTCTGGTGCGAGAGATCGCTCAGGACTTCAAGACGGACCTGCGCTTCCAGAGCTCCGCCGTCATGGCCCTGCAGGAGTCCAGCGAGGCTTATCTGGTCGGTCTGTTCGAGGACACCAACCTGTGCGCCATCCACGCCAAGAGAGTCACCATCATGCCCAAAGACATCCAGCTGGCCCGCCGCATCCGTGGAGAGCGCGCCTAAAACACACGACTGACTCACACAGTCAACACCAAAGGCTCTTTTCAGAGCCACCTCAATGTATCTAACAGTGAAATTTCTTTTGTGTCTGTTGCTTTGCTCCTTAAAATACTCAAATTCTTGATGACATAAatatgcaaaatgtaaagcgATCTCATATGTGTTGAAATTATACACTTCTGTAGATGAAGATGGAAAGTAACTTACTTTAAGTGAATGTTAAGACAaactctttttattttgtattttccttCCGCAGTTCTAATGATTGAAAGTGTAGCACATACTTTCGTTTTCGACCAGGAAGACACTCCAGAGACCGTAACGGACTtcactgaaactaaaattaaagatCCATTTGTGAAAtaagcgattttttttttttttttttcaaaataacgtTATAGAATTAAGTTTGTAACTAATTTCCTGTTTCTTTCAGATAATTAAACAGAGCATCGTTAATGTTAATTAACATTGCTTTCGCCTCCAGTATTTTAACGTCTAACATTTGTCATTCATTGTTTGATGCACTGTATACCTTTCATTTGTATGGTCCACGCTCACCCCCCGGCTTTTTTTTATGTcacctaatttttttaaatccttaaagtgtctattttcataatctgccaggtaccaagctgaaataatgtcccaaaggtttttttttaaccctttgctgcacccgaccggaaccaGAAAAATCCAAAAGtgatatagaaagtggcataacattagaagtaaacaacacacagagacaattgaacacattttcccatacaattctgaaCCCAGGAATTTCATGCAattgttatttttgacatttgacaacatattgaccttatttctggacaaaaatagcaaaaaatggccaaagatgtgtagaggatcaactatttttttcgttttctcaagcgcatagggtgTTTTTCtttccacaac includes:
- the LOC127947162 gene encoding histone H3-like, which translates into the protein MARTKQTARKSTGGKAPRKQLATKAARKSAPATGGVKKPHRYRPGTVALREIRRYQKSTELLIRKLPFQRLVREIAQDFKTDLRFQSSAVMALQESSEAYLVGLFEDTNLCAIHAKRVTIMPKDIQLARRIRGERA